The bacterium DNA window CTCATACATATCACAATATTTTTAGTTATATACTTATCGATGTTATTCATGTTTCGCGAGGACGCGGCTATAGTTCGATACATTGTTCCAATATTTCCCCTTATCATATTGATATTCCTTTATGGCATTAATGAACTTATAAGAGACAAAAAATTAAACAAAATTATAATTTATCTGATACTTGTACTTATGCTCATAAGCGCGACCGTTGCCTATGTGAAAACCGTGCGTACCAGCTTGCCATCCTTAATCTCAAACATAAAAGGAGACAGATTCGCAGGTTACAACCCAACCTATTCAAATTTCATATTGGCGTGTGAATGGATAAGAAACAATACGCCCGAGGATGCCCTGATACTATGCAGAAAACCTCGGCTCGCATGGTATTTCTCAGGAAGGAAAGTAGCCGAGTATCCATATGCAGAACCTCCAAAAATAATCGATTTTATAGATTCTGCGGGTGTGGATTTCGTAATAGTTGACAGAATGACATATTCGACAGGATATATATTAATCCCGGCGATAAATCAGTATCCTGAAAGGTTCGAAATAAAATATGTAACCGATAACGAGCCAAAAACTTTTGTGTTGAAAGTGCTCCCCAAAACCGTAAAATAATTAGAAGAAGCACGACATTTACGGGAAGAAATGAGCAAAAACAGTTTTAAAATAATCTTATTAATTCTGTTGATAGGACTTTTTACAGCCTCCAACAGCTCAATTCTCAACAGAGTTAAAAAAGCAGCTATTCTTACGGCTCAAAAAATTCGCAATTATGGTCTTTCTCTTCACGAAGCTATGTGGTACAGAAAACTTGCTGATGGTTCCGTTCAATGTGAACTTTGCCCGTTCAGATGCATAATAAAGGAGGGCGAGCGAGGAATCTGCGGTGTTCGTGCCAATATCGATGGTAAACTTAGAACGCTGGTTTACTCAAGACCAGTAGCGGTCCATATCGACCCTATAGAGAAAAAGCCCCTTTTCCACTTTTTGCCGGGCACCAAGTCTTTCTCAATTGCTACAGTGGGCTGCAACCTATCATGCATTTTCTGCCAGAACTGGACTATCTCACAGGCACTGCCCGAGGAAACACCTTTTGTCGTTATGACACCTCAAGATGTAGTCAGAAAGGCACTGGAAACGGGCTGCAAATCAATCGCATACACTTACTCCGAACCATCTGTGTTCTACGAATACATGTATGATACTGGCGTGCTTGCCCACAAAGCTGGACTTAAAAATGTGTGGATAACATGCGGTTACATTAACGAAAAACCTTTAAGGCAACTTGCGAAAGTTATCGATGGCGCAAATGTCGACCTTAAAGGCCCAGAAAGCTTCTACATAAAATACACGAAATCCTCGCGAAAAACGGTTCTTAACACGCTCAAGATACTTCGCCAAGAGGGCGTCTGGATAGAGGTAACCAACTTAATCATACCGGGCGCCAATGATGACCCCGACACTATTCGCGAAATGTGCCGTTGGCTGGTCAAGAATCTCGGTCCCGATGTTCCCCTTCATTTTTCGAGGTTCTATCCCAACTATAAACTAAACGATAGGCCCCCTACTCCCGTCAAAACCCTCCATATGGCAAGGCGAATAGCGCTCGAGGAAGGTATAAAATATGTCTATATTGGCAATGTTCCCGGTGATGCTGGAGAGGACACATATTGCCCCACCGACGGCAAAAAGCTCATCGATAGAGAGGGATACTGGATAGTCGACTATAAGCTCGATAGCAATGGTTGCTACGGGAAAAGCTGCTGCGTACCCGGGGTGTGGAAATAAGGGGTTAATTATTGAAAAATTTTCGGAAAACACAGCAAAAGGAGGATTATATGAAAAATTACTAAGAATTAGGCGAGGAGAGCAAAAATTGTAGCCAAAAAATAAGAAAGGGGGAAAATATGAAGTGTTTAAGATCTATGATTTTAATTCTAATATTGATTAACATTGTGCACGGCTCAAATTTTTCCAGAAAAATTGAATTGTCATATCTCGATATTGTCCGCGAACTCGCCCAAACACCAGATGGTGGATATATCCTTGTGGGAATACTCAGTAATCCATCAGAAATGGGCTTCTCTCCATATTTGATTAAGTTCGACCAAAATGATTCAATAATTTGGATAAAAGCGCTGGACATAACGAATCTTGACACAGCAATTATTCCCATTTGCCCTACTCAGGATAGTGGTTGCGCTATTGTTATCAATTCAGATTTCATGGTTACAGCACCAAAAACGACTATTGTCAAATATAGTAAATCTGGAAGAATCCAGTGGGCGACCCAGATATCATTTCCAGATACAATAAGTATTTGGCGATTTCCAGATATTACCCAAATTTCGGATGAAGGATTTATTATTCTTATTCCAATAACTATTTCATCATTAAACTCACGAATAGGCGTATTTAAACTTAACTCAGCTGGAACACTTGAGTGGTCAAAGACAATCTCAACTCCTAATTCCGTCACCAAAGCAAAAGTAGTGCCTGAAACGAACAACAAATTCACAGTCGCCCTACAAACATTTGCCCCCGGAACAAACAGCATAGTTTTAGCTCAATTAAGATCCTCAGCCCGAGCAATAAGAACACGCCAATTTTCATTCGTTACAGATGTCAGACTATCGGACTTCAAGAAAACCAGCGATGGTGGATATATAGTTGCTGGCAAATGCAGAGACGCAATCGGTTACTGGAATATATTTTTGATTAAAGTCGACAGCATACTTTCGTTAAACTGGGCAAAAATATTTGGCTTAAATCGCATGAACCTTGCGGTTAACCATGTTGCACAAACATTTGACGGTGGGTACATAATTGCTGGACAACTAATAAAAAATTATAATCCAAAGGAATTTCTTGTGGCAAAATTCGACTCCGCTGGCGATTTAAGCTGGGCAAAAGTAATACCCGATAGTCTTAGCAGTGCTGAAGATTTATTCCAGAAACAAGATAGTTCAATCATAGTTATAGGAAAAACGACTAAATACGCTCGTTATGTGCAGGCTTCAATACTGGCAAAATTCGAGAGAAACGGTTACAATTGCCTTACTGTAGATACTATGCTCACTTCATCTGTCATGTCTCCGTCAATATCTCTTGGAATCGTAAGAGCAGAAACTTTGTTGATTACATCGAGTCATCCGACCGTTGTGGATACCCCAATTCCTTATGTTGATTCCTTGATATGCTACTCTACAAAAGTGGCTGAGGAAACGAAAACCCCTATGCCCTTAAAAGTAAGTTTGCAACCTAACCCATTCAACAACGCCTGCATCATATCCGCACCGAATGCTGCATCCATCGAAATTTTCGACATAAGCGGAAAAAGAATTGCACAATTTATGCGCTCAAATGTCCTGTGGAAACCCGACGAAAAATTAAGAAGTGGAGTATACATAGTGAGAATTAGACTCAGAAACGGAAAAACCCTGAGTTATAGGGCATTTTTCATTAAATAACTGTTCCCCAGCATTTCTTGCTCAAACAGAATTAACACGGCTTACCTTTACCTTGCGAAATTAGCCCGAGATTAATTTATTAATCAAAATGGGTATTAAGATACATCCTACTGCGTATGTTTCGCCTGGTGCTGAGCTTGGCGATGGGGTCGAAGTTGCTGAGCACGCTATAATACGCGATGAGGTCGTGCTGGCTGAGAATGTTTATGTCGGACCCTCAACTATAATAGAAGGTCCCACCAGCATCGGCGAAGGAACGAAAATTCTTTTTGCCGCATCCTTGGGACTCCCCCCGCAAGACCTCAAATACCGTGGCGAGAAAACCGAACTCATAATAGGAAAAGAGAATGTGATACGAGAATTCGTTACCATTCATCGTGGCACAAAAGGCGGCGGCGGAAAAACGATAATTGGCAACAACAACTTGCTTATGGCCTACACACATGTTGCGCACGACTGCAAAATAGGGAACAATGTTATATTAGCCAATCTTGCCCAACTTGGTGGACATGTACTAATTGAGGACATGGCTATACTTGGCGGAATGGTAGCCGTACACCAATTCGTAAGGATTGGTAAGCTCGCTATGATAGGCGCATCATCGCTCGTTTTGCAGGATGTGTTGCCTTTTGCTTTGGTTTCAGGTAATCCAGCACGGGTAAGAGATATAAACAGAATCGGTATGAGAAGGAAAAATTATCCTCGCGAGAAAATAGATGCAGTTCATAAAGCGATAAAACTTATTGCGCACTCAGGATTGGCACTACCGCGAGCTATACAAAAAATAAAGCGTGAGGTCGCCAACACTGACGAAGTAGAGCACATCATTAAATTTGTGGAGAACAAAAGCAGCCGAGGCATAATGCGGGGAAAAATATGTCAATAAATCCCAATGACGACATCCACAACATTAGATTCCTTTGTTTCGATTTCGAGATGACGGGGCTCGACCCTTTACGCGATTCAATAATCGAGATAGGTGCGGTTCCACTTTTCGGGACCGAATTTGATGGAGAAGTCTTTTTTACTCCTGTCCAACCCATGACTTTCGTAAGCACACAAAGCAAGAAGGTTCACGGACTCGACGGCGATGAGCTATGGATGGCACCCACAGCTGAGGTAGCTCTTTCAGAGTTCATTCAACTTGCGCAGGGCAGAATACTTATGGGACAGAATCCTGCCGTTGACCTTGCGTTCCTGTGGTACAACGCAAAAAATATCGGCTTCTCACCGCCCACCGACTGGGCTATCGACATATCAAAAGTCTTCTCAAAAATTTTCCCGTCACACAAGCATCTAAACCTAAGCTCCATGGCGGAACGAGTCGGAATAACAACAAGAAGATGGAAACACAATGCTCTTGACGATGCACTTTTAGTTGCGCAGATATTCCAGAAAGTGGTGCCAACATTAAGCAGACATGGAATAAGAACTCTTAGAGAACTAAGGAACCTTGCTTCAGTAAGAAGAATTGAGGACAACTATGTTTAGCACCATATTTAAACTAAAACTAAAACTTATTCTGAGACTTATTTTCACAGGTGACGCGGAACACTGGGCTAAAGTAGCAACGGCGATAGTGGTTATAGGCGGCTTTTTCGCTGGAATATATTACATTTTCCTGCGAATATTCAATTATTTCATCTCAGTAGAGGAAATAGGTGTTGCACTCGCCGACAGAGTAATATCCATAGGCTTTCTTGCTTTTTTCGTGATGCTTTTGATAAGTAACATTATAAGCTCCATTTCCACACTTTTTCGCTCAGCAGAAACGGAATACTTCATGTCCATCCCAATGACCCACAGTCAGGTTTTCTGGAGCAGGTTTGTGGACAACTTCTTCTACTCTTCATGGGCAACGGCAGTAGCTGGTTTCCCTATGGCTTTAGCATACATAATTACCAATCACATTCCAGTCTGGCGGTCAATATGGGTTTTTGCTGCGCTTCTTGTTTTCCTTATCATCCCAGCGCTACTTGGCGCAGTTATCGCCATGATTCTTATGATAATAGCGCGAAAATTCACTTTCAAGTGGACTGCAATATCATTGGTAATAATAAGTTTGGCTGTTATCTACATATATGTAAAAAACAACCTTTCAGGCGGGCTAATGTATAATGTGCTCGGGGATATGACCATGCTCAACTACTACCTAAGGGAACTCGGCAGTTATAGAAATCCATATTTTCCACATATATGGTTTGCCGAAATAATGCGCTCCCTTAGGTTAGGAGACTTCCGCCACGGTCTCATGTTCAGTTCTGCTTTGGCATCATCCGCACTTTTTGGATTGCTCGTTACTGATATCATTGCCAAAAAAATCTTCTTCCCGTCTTTCGAAACAGCCTTAACGATGACTCAAAAGAAGCAAAGAAAAATCCGCTCTATATTCAAATCATTAGTATGGCGAGGATTAGCATTCGTGAGTCAGGATGTCCGCGCGCTAACCGCAAAGGATGCCAAGCTATTTTTCCGTGACGCCAATCAATGGTCGCAATTCACCGTGCTTCTCGTGCTTTTAATCCTCTATCTTGCCAATTTGCGTTTCGTTCCCCGCCACATAACGAGCACATATCTTCTGACATTAATAGCTTTTGCTAATTTCGCATTTTGCGGGTATATACTTGCGACGCTGTGTGTACGATTCGTGTATCCAGCTATAAGCATGGAGGGCAAAAGTCTTTGGGCACTGCTTTCCTCTCCTTTAGAAATTAAAAAGCTTTTTCGGGAAAAGCTTTCAACATCGTTTCTCGTATTTTTGATAGTTGCAGAACTAATAGCACTTATTTCGAACAGTATGCTTGCTTTTAACACTATAATAACTGTGCTAACCGCAGTGGGAATTTTCCTTATGAGCATATCACTTGTGAGTCTTAACACGGGACTGGGAATGGCCATGCCGAATTTTGAGGAGCTGAATCCTATGCGAATAGCAAGCTCGGGCGGTGGCATGATAGCTGCATTAACTTCGTTAATATATGTGGGAGCTATGGTAATACTTCTTGCGGTTCCTGCACACAGATACATGCTCTTTGTCAGAACCGGGCAACCATTCTCAACAATTGAAATGGCAATAATTATTGGCATGGCAGCGCTTGTTAATGCTCTCGCAATGTATTTCCCGTTAAAAGTGGGTATGAAAAGATTTGCGAATCGAGACTTCTAACTGCAAAAGCTTGGCTTGACATAATTTTGATATATAGATATTTTAATTTTCAAATTAAAGAAATTTCTAAATGAAACACGCTACTAACGAAAAAAATCAAAGTTTGAGAATTTGTGTATTAATTTTTGCTTTCTTAACTTTGGTATCCTACCTTTCTGCTCAATCCTCGAGCAGCTACAAAATAGAGTGGAACACGATAGATGCTGGCGGCAGTGAGGGAGACCTCATGCGCTCAACTAACTACAAGTCCACAGCTGCCGTTGGTCAATCCACGCCTATCGATGTCAGCTGGCTTCATAGCACACACAAACTCGTTCACCTAGGTTTCAGAAAAATTGACCTCGACTGGAGACCACCATTAACCCAGTTTTTCGGCGACATCGTTACCTACGATACCATATCGGCCGACTCAATACTTCTTTTCTGGATAGGCAACGACACGACTCCAGAGGAAGGTTTCGGCTGGGGAATGTGGGTTTACGACCTTCAATACAGACCCAGCACAACCGGCACATGGACATCTTTACTTACCGAATCCCCCGATACATCGTACATGTTCAGAGGCATGACCGATGGAATGTGGTATTACTTTCGTGTCCGTGGACACGACCTTGCAACCAATGTTCCCGATTGGGACACATCTTTGGTCGCGATAGACTCCGTTTATTGCCAGCTAATACTCTATAATTTAGTTGTGGAGACCGGCTTTCCTGACGGAATAATAATAGTTGACGGCGCAAGCTACACCTCACCTTTCATTGAGTACTTTTCGGGGACAATAACACACACTATCGCGGTCTACGAAACAGTTGTCGTTGGTGATTCAGTCAGATACATCTTCAAGCAATGGGAAGATGGTGATACATCTCTTCTGCGGACGGTAACTATTTTGGGTGACTCAACGCTAACCGCGATATATAAGCCGCAATACAGGCTAATCATAGCCAACCCTTCAGGCTACGATACTCCATCACCTGACACAGGGCATTACTGGATAGATTCAGCTGGTACAGTGCTTGCAACCATGACTACCTCTCCAGTTACTGTCGCTGCGGGTTCGTTGGCGTACTGCATAGGATTCTACGGAACCGGCTCAGCACCCGATTCAGGATTTGGCACCAGTGTATACTTTACAATGAGTTCTCCCTCAAGCATTACATGGCGATGGATAACAGTTCCAGAAGGAACTCCCGAATGCACGCTTTATGTTTACTCACAATATGGTCATCCGATGCCATCGGATACAACCGTTTATCCATGTGGCACACACATAGTCGCCACGGTTGAGGAATCCATTTTGGTTGGTGGCTTATGGCACCACTGCACAGGATGGCTTGGTGGTGGAGCAGTACCCGATTCGGGAACCACCAACACCGTTGCTTTCACGCTAACAGCGACATCGTGGATAGTATGGCAATGGGACTCGCTGTGGCTGCTGCCACTGGTAGTGGAAAACGACGGGATAACTCCATCTGATACCGACGGTTACGATACCCCCTCTCCTCCACCAGGATTTTATTGGGTTCCGAAAGACACGATAGTAAACGCATCAATACACATAACGGACGCTGCGGCATTCATGCGCTACATAGGGTATTGGGCAAGTGGGTCCATATTCCCGCCGGCGGGTATAGACTCATTGCTGTCGTTCAGAATGACACAGCCAACATGGTTGCACTGGCGGTGGGCACCTGCGGGAACAACCATAGTCTGTCTCGCGGTATTCTCCGAGTATGACGCACCCAATCCACCCGTTGGGGTCACATGCTACCCGTACGGAACTACCATAAATGCTTCGGTAGCGCCAATGACAGCTGACAGCCACTATTGCACGGGCTACTGGGGAAGCGGCTCTGTGCCGACAGATACAACCGGAACCGACCCCACCCCCTGGGAAGTAAGCTTCAGTCTTACCGAGAATTCGCAACTCGTGTGGATGTGGGATTCACTCGTGAGATTCCCGCTTGTAGTCAGGAACGAAGGGGTGTCTCCAACCGATACGGACGGTTATGATACACCAATACCTACAGTGGGGATTCATTGGTATGATAGCGGTGACACAATTTTCGCGCACATAAACCGCTACGACTCTGCAGCTTCTATGCAATGCATAGGTTTCTGGGGAAGTGGGTCAGCACCAGGAGCATCATCGGATACTGCGGTGGAATTTACGATAAGACTTCCAAGCTTTATAAGCTGGCGATGGGCACCATTAGGGACCACCATAGTCTGCTTAACCGTTTACTCCGAATACGGCACACCAATGCCTCCAAGAGGGACATCGTGTTATCCTATATACACAACAATCACAGCAACAGTTGACGAGTCCGTGTATGTTTCAGCTATAGGTGATTGGGTTAATGTAAGAGGTTACCGTGGTTCGGGTTCTGTTCCTGATAGTGGTTTTGGAAATTCGGTAACATTCACAATAGACACTTCCTCGTGGATAGTATGGCAATGGGATACTACGCTTCGCTGGCCATTTGTCGTGGTAAGTGCGCATGATGCTCCTACTCCACCTGTGGGCACAAATTGGTTCGACGATGGCGACACAATAAATGGTCATGTCTGGCTTACAGACGGGGCATGGGCTTGCATCGGATACAACGGCTTCGGTGACCTTGATAGCAGTTTCACTCACTTTTTCGAATTCGTGATTCATTCACCTTCAGGGGTGGAATGGCTGTGGAGCACTACAGCAAAAAGAATTATAGTTCAGAAAAATCCGCTCTCCGATACACTCGGATTCATAACTATAAACGGAGTAACATTCTATAACTCATCATCTGAAACACTTTATGCTGAAGCCGGAGAAACGCTTGAGCTTTCCGTATCACAAATAGACTATCTGCCAGATTCGCTAAACAGATTCCACTTCAACATGTGGCTTGACAGCGTATACGACACATCGAGAACATACATCGTTGTAACTGATACCATCTTCTATGCCAACTATGTGCCGCAGAATCTGGTTATCGTGAGGAAAATACCGTCTTCAAATGTTTTCGGAACCCTTACTGTTGATACTACTACTTATACCGACTCAGCGTCTGTATACCAAGAGCTCTGGCTTGAGAACGGAAGCATTCACATGTTCACAGTATCAGACTACGATACATCGGCAACCGCAAGATATGACTTCACCCAATGGGATGATAGCAGCACATCGCCCACAAGGGTCATAATAGTCATGGGACCTGACACGCTGACCGCATATTACTCGGCAAGCTATTTGATAACAATAGTGAAAAACCCTGCTGAACCTTATGGTTGTATTTATTTACCAGATACCAGTATCTGCGGTGCCTCCATAGCTTCCTTCTGGAGCGATGAAAGCACAACGGTAAGTTTTGGTGTTAGTTGGCGCGACACGGTTCCCGGAACCGATTCAATGTACACCTTCAGCATGTGGGAAGACAGCACAACAGATACCATGCACAGTTCGATTTTAGTGGTTGAACCTGACACCTATGTGGCATATTACATCGGCTCGATATATGTTATCTGCTTACAGCTTGATCAATACGGCTCAGTCGGCGGGGCAGACTCGCTTTATTGGAACCCAGGAACGGTTAGCGTAAACGAAACTCGCTCAATGGGACCAGGAAGTATGGGCGGAAGAATAAAAGCAACGAACTGCGGAACTGTAGATTTAAGGCTTTCGCTAAGAGTGCAGGGCACATATAATGCCTCGACGGGCGATACAATTCCATGGTCACCTGGATATTCACCTGGTAATAATCGCTTCGTCCTAAGAGCAAACATTAGAAACACAGACTGGCCCCCGATAAGCTACCTTCCCACTAATGATTACATACCATCCACATGGCGTTACGCCACTAATAGCACTGATACACCGCCCTCTATATTTGGACCGGCAGGAGGAAGAATAACTCCGTCGGGAAGTGTTTATATGTTTATGCAGTTCATCGCGCCCACGGCATCGTCCGTGTATGGCGTGCCGATTGTTATCGTTGTTAATGTCAGGGCTCAAATAAGGTTGCCATAGCGAAACAATCATCAGAGCAAACGGGAAGAACTATAAAGTTTTTGATTTTTAAAATCCTCTAAAATCTGCCAAACACTATCCTTAAAAACATACCTTGACTAAAGGTCATTAAAGGATATTTTCACTTCATAAAAATCATGGAACAGATAAAAATACAAAAAGACATACTTATTGAGGACCTCGTTGAACGGTATCCAGACGCTATTCCGTGGCTTTCGGAGCGAGGTATTGTGTGCCTTGTTTGTGGTGAACCTGCATGGGGTACGCTTGAGGAACTTGCTCGCAAAAAAGGAATAGAAAACATAGACGAGCTGGTGAACCAACTATCGGAATATTTGACGAAAGTCGCAAAAGGTGAAATAGCAAGGACTCAGAAAAAGCCGGAAGATACTATCTACTTGGAAATCAAGCCTGACGATGAAAAAGATAACGATAAAAGGTCATGAAGAAGATGTGCTCACAGATTCTGCCCTGATGATAGGAAGTTTCGACGGGGTTCACCTTGGTCATAAGGCAATAGCTGATACATTAATAGCAATATCCAGACAAAAAGGGTTAAAACCTTATGCCTTAACCTTTGAGCCACATCCACGACTGGTTCTTGGAAACAACATAAAGCTTTTGACGACACATTACGAGAAATTCATGCTTCTAAGCAAGCTCGAACTCGATGGCGTCGTTTATGTGGATTTCAACAGGCAAATCGCCGACATGTCTTATGCTGACTTCGTGGAACAATTCATAGTCAAAGCTCTCGGCGCGAAACTCGTGGTTGTGGGATATGACCATCACTTTGGTCGTGGTCGCGAGGGTAACCCCGAAAGACTTACAGAGCTCGGAAAGCTTATGGGATTCGATGTAAAAGTTGTTCAACCAATAAAACTTGGCGAAAAGACTATAAAAAGCAACACCATACGGGAACTTGTCGAATATGGCGACATAGCCGAGGCAAACGCGATGCTTGGTCATCTTTACCTTATCTCAGGTATAACCGTCAAAGGAAAAGGGCTTGGCGAACAAATAGGCTATCCAACCGCAAACATTGAAGTTCCCGAAGAAAAACTGCTGCCCCTGAACGGCGTCTACGCAGCTATGGTCGGATTTAATGATAATTTTCCCGACATGCCTGCTGTCGTCTATATTGGGACTGCTCCTACAGTATCTGGTAAAAAGAAGATGGTTGAAGTCCACATATTTGACTTTGAGGGAAAACTTTATGGCACCCGACTCAACATAGGGTTGGTGGACTTCATAAGAGTAGAGCGGGAATTTTGCTCAACTGAGGTCCTTAGGGCTCAAATAGAAAACGACATAGAAAGAGCAAAACAGATAATAAATCGTCACATTAAAAAAGAACCAGCTCACAAAACCATTTAAGCATTAAGACGACTTAATCCCAACAAAGCCCAATATACGCAGCGAATCCCCTCGGTTGAACCTCACCACCAGGTATTACCATTATGTCATTTATTTTCACAGCATCGTATTCCAGAGGTGTACCATCGTAGTATGATGCCTCGCCGAAAATTCCTAAAAAAAGCACCCTTATCTTAAAACCAGCACTTATCATCCATATTGGCTTCCAGTTTTGGTGGTTCTCATAGGGTTTGAAAACTGGTGTTGCACCCGGCAGGGAATACTGAACTCTGTTTAGCACTGTCGCGAACGATACACCACCGCCTATCATCGTAAAAAACTCGAGCCCTGCTATAAGCTGCGAGAAACCGACCTTAAACCCCGGAGCCACTATCACCGCCGTGTAGCCTATTCTTCGCCAAAGGTGAGCTATCGTGAATGTCGAATCGAGCAACTTAAAATCAACCTCTGTTTGCCTGGTGCCATTTATCCTGACACTCAGGTCAAGCATAAAATTTCGCTTT harbors:
- a CDS encoding fibronectin type III domain-containing protein yields the protein MVSYLSAQSSSSYKIEWNTIDAGGSEGDLMRSTNYKSTAAVGQSTPIDVSWLHSTHKLVHLGFRKIDLDWRPPLTQFFGDIVTYDTISADSILLFWIGNDTTPEEGFGWGMWVYDLQYRPSTTGTWTSLLTESPDTSYMFRGMTDGMWYYFRVRGHDLATNVPDWDTSLVAIDSVYCQLILYNLVVETGFPDGIIIVDGASYTSPFIEYFSGTITHTIAVYETVVVGDSVRYIFKQWEDGDTSLLRTVTILGDSTLTAIYKPQYRLIIANPSGYDTPSPDTGHYWIDSAGTVLATMTTSPVTVAAGSLAYCIGFYGTGSAPDSGFGTSVYFTMSSPSSITWRWITVPEGTPECTLYVYSQYGHPMPSDTTVYPCGTHIVATVEESILVGGLWHHCTGWLGGGAVPDSGTTNTVAFTLTATSWIVWQWDSLWLLPLVVENDGITPSDTDGYDTPSPPPGFYWVPKDTIVNASIHITDAAAFMRYIGYWASGSIFPPAGIDSLLSFRMTQPTWLHWRWAPAGTTIVCLAVFSEYDAPNPPVGVTCYPYGTTINASVAPMTADSHYCTGYWGSGSVPTDTTGTDPTPWEVSFSLTENSQLVWMWDSLVRFPLVVRNEGVSPTDTDGYDTPIPTVGIHWYDSGDTIFAHINRYDSAASMQCIGFWGSGSAPGASSDTAVEFTIRLPSFISWRWAPLGTTIVCLTVYSEYGTPMPPRGTSCYPIYTTITATVDESVYVSAIGDWVNVRGYRGSGSVPDSGFGNSVTFTIDTSSWIVWQWDTTLRWPFVVVSAHDAPTPPVGTNWFDDGDTINGHVWLTDGAWACIGYNGFGDLDSSFTHFFEFVIHSPSGVEWLWSTTAKRIIVQKNPLSDTLGFITINGVTFYNSSSETLYAEAGETLELSVSQIDYLPDSLNRFHFNMWLDSVYDTSRTYIVVTDTIFYANYVPQNLVIVRKIPSSNVFGTLTVDTTTYTDSASVYQELWLENGSIHMFTVSDYDTSATARYDFTQWDDSSTSPTRVIIVMGPDTLTAYYSASYLITIVKNPAEPYGCIYLPDTSICGASIASFWSDESTTVSFGVSWRDTVPGTDSMYTFSMWEDSTTDTMHSSILVVEPDTYVAYYIGSIYVICLQLDQYGSVGGADSLYWNPGTVSVNETRSMGPGSMGGRIKATNCGTVDLRLSLRVQGTYNASTGDTIPWSPGYSPGNNRFVLRANIRNTDWPPISYLPTNDYIPSTWRYATNSTDTPPSIFGPAGGRITPSGSVYMFMQFIAPTASSVYGVPIVIVVNVRAQIRLP
- a CDS encoding bifunctional riboflavin kinase/FAD synthetase, with amino-acid sequence MKKITIKGHEEDVLTDSALMIGSFDGVHLGHKAIADTLIAISRQKGLKPYALTFEPHPRLVLGNNIKLLTTHYEKFMLLSKLELDGVVYVDFNRQIADMSYADFVEQFIVKALGAKLVVVGYDHHFGRGREGNPERLTELGKLMGFDVKVVQPIKLGEKTIKSNTIRELVEYGDIAEANAMLGHLYLISGITVKGKGLGEQIGYPTANIEVPEEKLLPLNGVYAAMVGFNDNFPDMPAVVYIGTAPTVSGKKKMVEVHIFDFEGKLYGTRLNIGLVDFIRVEREFCSTEVLRAQIENDIERAKQIINRHIKKEPAHKTI
- a CDS encoding 3'-5' exonuclease, whose product is MSINPNDDIHNIRFLCFDFEMTGLDPLRDSIIEIGAVPLFGTEFDGEVFFTPVQPMTFVSTQSKKVHGLDGDELWMAPTAEVALSEFIQLAQGRILMGQNPAVDLAFLWYNAKNIGFSPPTDWAIDISKVFSKIFPSHKHLNLSSMAERVGITTRRWKHNALDDALLVAQIFQKVVPTLSRHGIRTLRELRNLASVRRIEDNYV
- the lpxA gene encoding acyl-ACP--UDP-N-acetylglucosamine O-acyltransferase; this encodes MGIKIHPTAYVSPGAELGDGVEVAEHAIIRDEVVLAENVYVGPSTIIEGPTSIGEGTKILFAASLGLPPQDLKYRGEKTELIIGKENVIREFVTIHRGTKGGGGKTIIGNNNLLMAYTHVAHDCKIGNNVILANLAQLGGHVLIEDMAILGGMVAVHQFVRIGKLAMIGASSLVLQDVLPFALVSGNPARVRDINRIGMRRKNYPREKIDAVHKAIKLIAHSGLALPRAIQKIKREVANTDEVEHIIKFVENKSSRGIMRGKICQ
- the amrS gene encoding AmmeMemoRadiSam system radical SAM enzyme, with protein sequence MWYRKLADGSVQCELCPFRCIIKEGERGICGVRANIDGKLRTLVYSRPVAVHIDPIEKKPLFHFLPGTKSFSIATVGCNLSCIFCQNWTISQALPEETPFVVMTPQDVVRKALETGCKSIAYTYSEPSVFYEYMYDTGVLAHKAGLKNVWITCGYINEKPLRQLAKVIDGANVDLKGPESFYIKYTKSSRKTVLNTLKILRQEGVWIEVTNLIIPGANDDPDTIREMCRWLVKNLGPDVPLHFSRFYPNYKLNDRPPTPVKTLHMARRIALEEGIKYVYIGNVPGDAGEDTYCPTDGKKLIDREGYWIVDYKLDSNGCYGKSCCVPGVWK
- a CDS encoding T9SS type A sorting domain-containing protein, translating into MKCLRSMILILILINIVHGSNFSRKIELSYLDIVRELAQTPDGGYILVGILSNPSEMGFSPYLIKFDQNDSIIWIKALDITNLDTAIIPICPTQDSGCAIVINSDFMVTAPKTTIVKYSKSGRIQWATQISFPDTISIWRFPDITQISDEGFIILIPITISSLNSRIGVFKLNSAGTLEWSKTISTPNSVTKAKVVPETNNKFTVALQTFAPGTNSIVLAQLRSSARAIRTRQFSFVTDVRLSDFKKTSDGGYIVAGKCRDAIGYWNIFLIKVDSILSLNWAKIFGLNRMNLAVNHVAQTFDGGYIIAGQLIKNYNPKEFLVAKFDSAGDLSWAKVIPDSLSSAEDLFQKQDSSIIVIGKTTKYARYVQASILAKFERNGYNCLTVDTMLTSSVMSPSISLGIVRAETLLITSSHPTVVDTPIPYVDSLICYSTKVAEETKTPMPLKVSLQPNPFNNACIISAPNAASIEIFDISGKRIAQFMRSNVLWKPDEKLRSGVYIVRIRLRNGKTLSYRAFFIK